The stretch of DNA atttaattaaaatattttatatctcATAAAATCAgaaatgtaaaatttaaataaaattatatattttattgttagtaTTAAAAgagtttctattttttatttatcgatACTTTACTTTAGATTTTCTTTTAAAGCCTCAACAAATATTAGACCGACCATTCGTAAATTTAACTAACatatttcttataaatttaaaatttaagataaatcagtTTGCGGAAgttaatttacaaattaaaatgGTTTGCgtgcatttatttttatatgtgaaatgtatttatattttggtCATTGCAATTACAATACaagaattatatttatattttgataatatagtACATATTGCAATTAACCTTTGAGTGCTCATGTTCTAAACTTgaactattaattttaaaagaaattattttaaagttgttagttttaatttttttaagaaaaaataatgaaatatttagagttaattttagataaaaaatgttattatataattatattgagagttttatttttgagttaaaaaagttttattaattatatttatatttaataataattttcgtaacgaaaattagattaattaactattttaaaatgaaattatatctACAtcgatataaattaaataaaaaaaattatcaaataaaaaaaattatagttataaatatcaaatacatatttaaactttatattttattgataaatttacgtatattttacaaataaaattcacaaatataaatttattttttatgtatatatgttaattaaattcacgtatatatgtgtttttctaaatatagaataatatttattatgaaCTTAATTTACCTTTCATTTATGTCAATTCATTACACGTGtgtacattatatttttttgaaaaaaactaCACGCGTATACATAAATTTAGATTATATGTATCACTGCATCGAAAAATATGGAACTCATATGGTtgcaaaaaagaaaatgaaagcaaAAAAGGATAAGGAAAAGTCTtgaatgaatttgaaaatgatagAGATGGAGATAAAGGATGAGGAAGATTAAGGAGTTACTGAAGATTGAAGGAAGAGGAGAGACATATTAGACCTAGGGATTTGGTATGAGCATAGCTTGAATTAGATAAATATAGATTTAGATTGTAATTGATGATCAAAATAATCtatttacaatttaataaaaattctttaaaaataattcaattcagTCCatctattaattataaaaatcatcaaattagCAACTAAGTATATTTCTAATCGTAAgtgttattatgtttttttcacgtgaattgtatttttttgagAATTGCACTTTTTATTATTGATGAAGTAGAATTTTTTcctatacaaaaatttaatttaaattattttaaaataaattcaactaAGCATACAATTATTTAACtcgtttaaaatttaaattttttctagtTACATCTCTAAAATATCTAGTCACACCccaaagtattttaaattttgcatAACAACTAAATTGTCTCTGATTGtatattaatttagaaaatccCATTAAAGTTAGACAAACTTATTTTTCACCCTCTTGCCCTCTCTCACAACCATCATTAAATGTGAACAAACTTGATAAAAGGTTAAAGATTGAAATACGAGGTTTTTTTTATGGATAATATTCTATTGAATTGGTAAGTGAtcttctgtatttttttttttcgtaaACTCAATTTATCTACGTGAAACCTAGAAATTAACACATGCAAACTCATCTAATATATCACCTATAAGTTTtgaattttagattttatttaaacTGTATTTATGTAGGTCCAATCACATACAACTagtaaattcaaaaatttaatgcGCTGCATGCATGAAATGAGCTCACACAGTTGTATGTAATAATGTAAACTACGTCTACGGAAGCTACATGAGTTCGATTCAAACATAACTTAATTTCCATTCaactcaattttaattaaaataaccatCCATGACTAAAACTAAATTCTCAATCGGAACAATACAAATACACTAATAGCCATAATCCTCAGCACATCAAAACCAAACCCTTTGAAAACTCAAAGGGGTAATTTGTCTCAATACACACACCCCATCAGCGCGTCGTCTAGATTAAAAACATTATAATTGTTGGAAATTGAAAACCATTCGCCGCACAGTGCTCAAAGCCAGATCTATAATAAGTGTGTTCCATTataaaaaacacaacaaaatgtGGTGGTCCTCACCATAGGTAACACACAGGACCCACTCGTACTCCACCACGTGGCCTTGTATTCACCAATCACGCTCCTGAAACTCACAGCTCACGAACAACAAAACGTCGGAAAGATAAAAACCACACAATTACTATCCTATAACGCACCACATCAGATAACACCACCACCACTCCACCAGAATTTTATACCCCAATAACccaacaattaaataaaaaaacgaaagaaaaaaaaaaaacgaaagcAAAGCATCATTCACGTGCAATGGCCCATacctaaattaattaataacaaaaaaaaattctccaaTCCAATCACATAcagagaagagaaaaaaaaaagtcgaaaattacaaaagaaaaaacacagaaattaaattaaatttaaattacaaatcagGACATGAAAACAGTGGAAACAACAAAAGCAGACAAAGCAGTCACTGTAAAAGTAAGAACAGCAGAAGCTTTCACGTGAACGCCAGCAGATTTCTCGGAACTGCTATGTCCCGCACTCGACGGCGCATCAGCCGGAGCACCAACCGGACCACCATCAACGGGAGCCGGCGGCGAGGCAGGAAGCGGAGAAGGCGAATCCGCCACCGGCGAGGGAGCAGAAGCAGGCGTCGGAGTAGGAGCACCGACAGGTTCCGGTGCCGGAGCAGGCGACGGAGACTTCGCAAACAACTCCGGAGGAAGAAGCACACTATCGACAGAATAAATAGAAAGCGGAGTAGAATCCAGAATAGTATCCGCAATCCTAGACGAATCAACGCCGGTATGAAGCGTAACGGAATCACCGGCAACGGAAACGGTGTAATCAAATTTACCGGCACCGTTAGTAGCCAAAGTAGTAATAGGATCTTTAGTAGTTTTCAAAGATCCAACTGGAAGATATTTAGCAGCAGCATGATACTGTAAGAGCGAAACTATTTCAGCATTCGTGAGCTTGTTTAAATCAGGAACGCCACGTGCTTTAAAAGCTTCATCATTCGGTGCGAAAATAGTTAAACCTTTATCAGCCGTTGATTGAAAAGTTTTGATTAAACCATTAGTTGAGATTAACGTCGCAAACGTTTTACATCCAGCTTTTTCGATCAATGCGGTTATGTTAACGTCAGAAGACGGAGGTGGAGCAGTTAGAATACCGGGAGCGATAATAGGAGCGTTGATTTCAAGAACGGAGATATTGTAAGGGATTTGTTTGATGGATTTTGTGTAAGTGGAATCGAGTTTGGATCCAGGTGCAGCGGAACCGAAAGCAACTTTACCGCCTTTAATGTCGGTGATGTTGACAGATCCGACGCTGTTTTGAGCGTTACCGGTGGTTTGGAAGAGAGTGGTGGAGATAGTGGTGCCGTTGGTGATTTGGTGGAGTTTAGTGTTGTCGAAGTAGTCGAGAAGGATGAGGAGACTGAGGACGTTTTTAACGACGGAGAGAGGGTGTTTTGAGGTGATGGAAGAAAACGCGGCGTTGTTGAGGACTAAGACGGTGATGGTTTGACGGCTGTTGATTTCGTCGGCGAGTTTGGTTTGAGAGAGGAAGTTGTTGTATTGACTATAGTCTGGGTTGTCGGAGAGGATTTCCGTGATGTTGTGGGCGGAGATGGTGGTAGTTATGGAGAGGATGAGGAGGAGAGGGAGGAAGAGGAGAGTGTGGTTACCCATTTTGGAGAAATGGGTAAATggcagagagagagagagtgtgtGAGGAAGTGAAGTGGAAGAGAAGGAGTTAAAGATGAAAGTGTCTGTTGTAGTGTTGTTTGTTTGTATGTGTGCGTCTCCGTGGGGTTTTATTAACCATGGTTAACGGGTAGGATGTGAATTACAAAAGGAAATTTCcactttattttcatttttctttcacatcaggtttttttaaattgttttggtacatatatattttttagatttactAATTTGTATGGAGAAAAGTTTTATGCATAACAATCAAATGGTTTAGAGTTTTTAtccatatattaaaatatagttgttAGAAGAAAGATAAAagttcatttattaaattattttaattattaatgattttttttattattattaattaaagtataataatattttaaatattattgtatataataattataaattatatttattttaagacttttttttgttaaagtgaAGTTGATTCTGATATGACGAAAGTATTATCgagtttaattataatattatcaatataatataattttatattgacttataataaaaagttaagatatgttcacataaattaattttataatcgcaatttaataataagtgtaaaatattacattttaattGGACTTTCATGTGTGAGTCctattttctctttattatttagatatttggatatgtttttaaaaagtaacattgaaaaatatatattatataattaaaaaatagaaaattattgtgaaaagaaagaaaatgctaataatattctaaaagcATTTATAATATGAGGTGTTTTTCTTAATAACGTGAATGTCTAATAGTTATCTCCATTGTGAAATAAAAGATATAAGTGTTCATGGAAAAGGTTGGTTGCAGAGTTACTATCTCACTCTTTACTTTTTATGGGTTCTATTTactagtttttattaaaataaatgaacatcgttaaaatataattatattggattgttagttgaatctatttaataattttttttcagatGTTCAATTAAAgagaatgatttttattaaactctttgattgaaaaattataaaatgagttATACAAACTgagctatttaaaaaaaaatgttagtttttttattgaaaaatatattacgATTTTAAGTGGGCTTGAATAATGGTTGTATAGTGAGTATTGTCGAGGGATGTACCTACGCAGTTCGATAATCAAGTAAATTTGTGTCTCTGAGTTGGAGACTTTAGGGGGATAACATTGTGTACATTCAACCTACACCAAATTTCCTTTTATAAGATGTCAAATAAGGTTCACTGAAACAATATGTTGGGATTATGAACTATATAATCCAATACTGACGaatcattatttgatttttgacaCATGCCTTTGATGATAGACGATAACGGTTGCCAATGTGCAACTGAGATTTTGTGATATGTTTGTCATTGTATGGCCTTAGAAAGATGTATGTGAGTTCCAATAGTCACTCACCTATAATCCCTTTTTTTATACTGGTATGTCCTAGATAAAAAATGTGTCCCTTATTTGCGAGTTGGACTCATTACATATTGCTTGGTTACATTCAAAAGAGACTTTAATGTCAAATTCAACTAAAAAGTAACTATAAtctaactaaatattattttaataacggATCAACATGAATTACTACCCCTACAATTCAATTTTAACTCAAATTCAGTATCCAACATTCTTATCACTTGATTAATGAAAAATGTTATTcgtttagaaaatattttgataataatcaCCTACTTTTTTATACATGGTTATTACTTAGTAAGAATTTGatcaatcaatatattttatttttatacattcTTTTCATTCTTGTATAAATCACTCTCAATTaatcatgtatatatatttgtacTAGTAAACAATTGTTATTGAATATAAATCATCCtaacttgtaatttttttatatcaaaacttttttttattataattatacttttttaaatttttttatatttatcaaaacatatatttgaccagtttttatatataagtgaCATTTTGTTAGTGTAATGACTatactagaaaaaaaaaatgtattgtcTTAAAATTCAATGAATTGCTTAGTAGAGTATAACAATTAACAATTGTATCTCACATATTGTAGATTAAAAATACACAGTGATATAAAATGTAAGGAAAGGATAAGTAGAGTTATTAAGAGCATGTGAGAGGGATGGGGCATAAGGGGGGGACAAACATGATTTGTTCACAGCTGGAAATGCATAGTGAGGTCGTGGCATTCGTTGCCTTCTTTGCCTTTCTTTTCATCAATTcccttttttctctttcttatgTCCTATTCTCAGTTTTACAATACTtggtatctttctttttcttttttcctttcttttctctcCATCATTTTCGTGTCTCATTATCAATTGCTATCTATTTTCTTTTGTCGTTTCAGAAACAGAATACAAAATTTCTACCAATTTTGAGTCTATCTTTTTACGGTACCGCGCGTCCACAGAATcacattataattttattatatttagtcTTTATTATCCGTAAgatatttatgatatttttattggttgcttaattttgtttttgttgttaatttgcAAGTTTATTTTGTGACATtagaaatgtaattttttatattggaactaaaaataaattgttgaaattttttataaaataaaaatttatttattaattttttttacattcatGACGTATAATTATTAAACAATTAGATGATTGAActtaaattgttaaaaaaaaaataattgaaacaattattgattaaataatttttttttgtttacacGAGAAAACAACAAGAGAACAAAAAAAGttagattaatttaatttcattcatGTATTGTCTTCTAGCAGTAGCCGCCAGTATACTGTAACCAGTTGAAAAGTTTGATAGTCTCACctatttaattacaatttttctcatgatattttttgtaaaattttattattcacgtgggaaaattattttttatgtgacTGAAATGATGAACAAAATTTTCTCATTGAATAGTAAAAACTAAGACACCatagttgataatttttttttaagacacCATAATGTTACAAAACTAACTATTATTTTAGATTATGAgatgattatatatttttaatctttatcatttatgtatgaatatgtaaatataccttaaaatataaatatcatcTACATAAGACAACACATTTGgcaattgtaaataaaaaagttagaaaaaaaaacagGGGAAGAGAAAGAATATGGAAGAAAAGTGTTGAAAGCAAAAACCAATCTGCAAGTGGTTAATCTGCACAACGTATATGACAGTGTAAAGAGCCTTGCAGTTCTGctcaatttgaattttaagtGATTGTTTGGACACAAACATActcacacaaaaatatataatttaattaattttaatattcttttatctttatttttttttaagtgtgcCAAACACTATTTATCTatatttatgttcaaatatttatctttaCTCATATAGTCCAGCAATTTTATCTCCCCCATAGAGTACTCTGTTGCACGATGTACTGGTTCTGATGAGTTTGTTACCTAGTAACTGCTCCAAATATTCACTTTTTTTAACtcttaagtttttttaaaaatttacttcGATAATCTATAATTCGGTAAGGAAAATgtgattaaaagttattttagtgaacatttaaattcaaattattttaaacgatttattttttaattaatctattaACCCTTTTAACTAACCACTTAGTTTCACAAATTGATCTCTAATTGCATGATCAATGACTTAATATTATAAaccaattataataatatataaataatatatgaaaacttgacgtattttattttaaagtagtattatgaatataatttaaGACTTAAATCTAATAATATGTGGTTGGTGTCCACACATATTCAAAAAAGAATGTCCCTGCCATCCTTAAGCTAaacttttattcaaaaaaaaaaaaagaatgtgtTTCTATCTttatacataatattatttattctagTTACCAAAAATATGTATGTATTATTTATTCCttcaatatatatttaggaaatgTTGAAACATATTGCTGGCAAGAAGTGGCTAACAATACCAACTTTAGTGTCTGTGATGTTAAAGGACATCGAGGCCAAAACTTGTTCAAAAGAGAAATTATTGCGAATTGCTATGTTGGTGTTTGACCTACATGTGCTTGTCATATGATCCATTTATGACTAGTGGAAAGTGGACTGCACATCATAATATAACTATGATCATGTAACAGCTGCAATAAACTTTTTCATATGTAGTGCCATAAATACAACTCAATTGATAATTTTAATCACGTTAATATAGAGGGAgctcaattttgaatttgaaaagaaaacatTTTCATACGTGTACGACGTTGGCATCACTACCTACTTATTTTGACTCGTTTTATTTTATTCCAACAATAACACTGTGGTACAAAATTACAAATCAAGCTCCTGCGTTTTCTTTGACTTCACAAAAGCTTCACTCCCTTTGCTTGTGACTAGAGTAAATGTCGTAGTCCTTTTTCTTGTTACTTCACAACGTTATGAAAGAATAATTATGTAAAATCTACCTTTTTGGATTAGTTTTATGTATGAGTAATTAACGTGTTAACAAGATTAGTACTATAAATATATCGGCTAAATTGGCTAGAGGAATTTTTGGTCTACACCTAATATTTAGTGATACTCATTTGACACTtcaataaaatgattaatatataaaaataattttatttattatttaaattttgttttctttctttactATCAACCACTAACAATGGGGTGCTAAATGAGTGTATTGCTAAATGAGTGTATTCTATATATGGATATGGATATTGATGTACATCTATCACTGCTCAATTGGCTATGTACAAAACTTAGTTGATGACACAAATATCCATTCAGATTCATATTACAACTTTGTATTGtttatcttcttcatttttttatttaaataaaaggtCGTCAACACTTCAAATTTGAAAAGATaaatattctaattattttgattaattatgTCAacatttatagatattttacagttatatattattgatttagatGCTGTAAGTTTATTCgtagatttattatttttattttttagtgacTTTGATTTATGTTATCTTCAATGTAccttatcaattaaaattaatgaacATCTTTatgttactttaaaaaaaaatcgcaAGAACTCTTCGTTTCAATTCAATTATGCAAGTCCTGACTTGCAAATTGTAACTTTTGCATAATCATCATAGTTCAAGATAATTCCGACAATTTCACCAAAATACCAAAGATATAAGCTTAAACTTCTATGCTTACCACCATGTATTTTGGcgttttagttaatatttattttatcaatgtaaattattaaatttagtaccttt from Cicer arietinum cultivar CDC Frontier isolate Library 1 chromosome 3, Cicar.CDCFrontier_v2.0, whole genome shotgun sequence encodes:
- the LOC101504027 gene encoding fasciclin-like arabinogalactan protein 10, with translation MGNHTLLFLPLLLILSITTTISAHNITEILSDNPDYSQYNNFLSQTKLADEINSRQTITVLVLNNAAFSSITSKHPLSVVKNVLSLLILLDYFDNTKLHQITNGTTISTTLFQTTGNAQNSVGSVNITDIKGGKVAFGSAAPGSKLDSTYTKSIKQIPYNISVLEINAPIIAPGILTAPPPSSDVNITALIEKAGCKTFATLISTNGLIKTFQSTADKGLTIFAPNDEAFKARGVPDLNKLTNAEIVSLLQYHAAAKYLPVGSLKTTKDPITTLATNGAGKFDYTVSVAGDSVTLHTGVDSSRIADTILDSTPLSIYSVDSVLLPPELFAKSPSPAPAPEPVGAPTPTPASAPSPVADSPSPLPASPPAPVDGGPVGAPADAPSSAGHSSSEKSAGVHVKASAVLTFTVTALSAFVVSTVFMS